In Helianthus annuus cultivar XRQ/B chromosome 8, HanXRQr2.0-SUNRISE, whole genome shotgun sequence, a single genomic region encodes these proteins:
- the LOC110916427 gene encoding B3 domain-containing transcription repressor VAL1 isoform X4: MSSTKICMNGLCGAKTTPQWKRGWAMKAGGFATLCYSCGTVYEHVNYCERFHLNEPGWRECKFCEKPIHCGCVVSKYLHECLDLGGISCIKCIRARGTQALKPIQSHPTDLPNGFMPFSATWHPVIGNRMNTGATVDKGKLTQLTEAIEKQQPTPSTPSLGHQFKQDENRISSELNIGISSSNKDVGTVTPIFPNSSSLFDNSRTDLGFKSLYDTMPQPSLSYSLGNHLATAKSSVSPSSSGPMESEKVPSFKQGQRSRLSFPKPSKSGVTIRSPSNKGMVSDNRVARPPAEGRGRNQLLPRYWPKMTDQELLQISGDLSSNCTITPLFEKVLSASDAGRIGRLVLPKACAEAYFPSINQSEGLPIRIQDIKGKEWTFQFRFWPNNNSRMYVLEGVTPCIQNMQLQAGDTVIFSRLDPGEKLVIGCRKAAVSADTQEGETPAVNGVAGGNGTPSTKNAEHEAMANGDKKALTQEKKRSRNIGLKNKRLLMHNEDAMELKVTWEEAHELLRPSPTCKPTISMIENCEFEEYDEPPVFGKKTIFTVNASGSQEQWGQCDNCFKWRRLPPDVLLPPKWACSDNVWDPDRCSCSVPDEMNTKDIERIFKFGKDFKSRKLEGKMVEEQEPSGLDALATAAVLGETIGELGESSTGATTRHPRHRPGCSCIVCIQPPSGKGKHKPNCFCNVCLTVRRRFKTLMLRKKKRLSDQEAEMAQKSLSTLNNGMAAAATVGGTGTGIEIFDRNGIDMEVGESSGKGGQQLDLNCDPDKEEETTMVDANANANSSGIPLEWKNVLAGLVPCSLPKTTSEIEGRPDPPVAPPAHTATDGTLVPADDPMEETMDKKAVEDGKS, translated from the exons ATGTCGTCGACGAAGATTTGCATGAACGGATTGTGTGGGGCGAAGACGACGCCTCAATGGAAGAGAGGTTGGGCCATGAAAGCCGGTGGTTTCGCTACTCTTTGCTACAGTTGTGG AACTGTCTACGAACATGTAAACTACTGTGAAAGATTCCATCTGAATGAACCTGGTTGGAGAGAATGCAAATTCTGTGAAAAG CCTATTCACTGCGGCTGTGTTGTTTCAAAGTATCTTCATGAATGTCTTGATTTGGGAGGAATATCATGCATAAAATGCATACGAGCAAGAGGGACACAAGCCCTAAAACCAATACAG AGCCACCCTACTGACCTTCCAAATGGATTCATGCCGTTTTCTGCCACATGGCATCCCGTCATTGGTAACCGAATGAATACTGGTGCTACAGTCGATAAAGGAAAACTCACACAGTTAACCGAAGCTATAGAGAAACAGCAACCCACTCCTTCAACTCCCTCTCTCGGTCACCAATTCAAACAAGACGAAAACCGTATTTCTTCCGAACTAAATATCGGGATTTCATCTTCAAATAAAGATGTTGGAACAGTAACACCAATCTTTCCAAACTCATCGTCTTTATTCGATAACAGTAGAACAGATTTAGGTTTCAAATCACTGTACGATACAATGCCTCAGCCGTCGTTAAGTTATTCTCTTGGTAATCATCTGGCCACTGCAAAGTCATCTGTAAGCCCTAGTTCTAGTGGGCCCATGGAGTCCGAAAAAGTTCCGTCTTTTAAACAGGGGCAAAGGTCCCGTCTTTCGTTTCCGAAACCGTCTAAATCAGGGGTTACTATACGTTCACCCTCGAATAAAGGGATGGTTTCTGATAATAGAGTTGCAAGACCACCTGCTGAAGGTAGAGGCAGAAATCAGTTACTTCCACGCTATTGGCCCAAAATGACTGATCAAGAACTATTGCAAATATCTGGAGA CTTGAGCTCTAACTGTACTATTACTCCATTGTTTGAGAAGGTTCTGAGTGCAAGTGATGCTGGCCGAATCGGTCGGTTGGTCCTGCCTAAAGCATGTGCTGAG GCGTATTTTCCATCTATCAATCAATCAGAAGGTTTACCAATAAGAATTCAGGATATAAAGGGGAAAGAGTGGACATTCCAGTTTCGATTTTGGCCCAATAATAACAGTCGTATGTATGTTTTAGAGGGTGTAACACCTTGCATACAGAATATGCAACTGCAAGCTGGGGACACAG TTATATTTAGTCGACTAGATCCAGGAGAAAAGCTTGTTATAGGTTGTCGAAAGGCAGCAGTTTCTGCCGATACTCAG GAAGGTGAAACGCCTGCGGTTAACGGCGTTGCTGGTGGGAACGGAACTCCATCCACG AAAAACGCGGAGCATGAAGCCATGGCTAATGGGGATAAAAAAGCATTAACCCAAGAAAAAAAGAGATCACGTAATATAGGATTAAAAAACAAGAGGTTACTTATGCATAACGAAGATGCCATGGAGCTGAAAGTGACGTGGGAAGAAGCACACGAGTTGCTTCGCCCATCTCCTACTTGTAAACCGACTATTTCCATGATCGAAAATTgtgaatttgaagaatatgat GAACCTCCAGTTTTTGGCAAGAAGACGATTTTTACAGTGAATGCATCTGG GTCACAAGAACAATGGGGCCAGTGTGATAATTGCTTCAAATGGCGGAGATTACCTCCTGACGTTCTTCTTCCTCCAAAATGGGCATGTTCTGATAATGTTTGGGATCCCGATAG GTGTTCGTGTTCTGTCCCCGATGAGATGAACACAAAGGATATTGAACGGATTTTTAAATTTGGAAAGG ATTTCAAGAGCCGAAAACTTGAAGGAAAAATGGTTGAAGAACAAGAGCCATCTGGACTGGATGCATTAGCTACAGCTGCTGTACTAGGAGAAACGATAGGCGAACTCGGCGAATCGTCAACCGGTGCCACCACTAGACACCCTCGTCACAGGCCCGGATGCAGCTGTATCGTTTGTATCCAACCTCCAAGTGGTAAAGGAAAACACAAACCCAATTGCTTCTGTAACGTTTGTCTGACCGTCAGACGCCGTTTCAAAACATTAATGCTCCGAAAGAAGAAACGGTTGTCGGATCAGGAGGCGGAAATGGCCCAGAAATCACTTTCCACTCTTAATAACGGGATGGCGGCGGCGGCAACCGTTGGTGGAACAGGAACAGGAATCGAGATTTTCGATCGGAACGGGATTGATATGGAAGTCGGAGAGAGCAGTGGTAAAGGCGGACAACAGTTGGATTTGAATTGCGATCCCGATAAGGAAGAAGAAACCACCATGGTTGACGCTAATGCTAATGCTAATTCTTCCGGAATCCCGTTAGAATGGAAGAATGTGCTTGCAGGACTTGTACCCTGTTCACTACCGAAAACTACGAGCGAGATCGAAGGACGCCCGGACCCTCCAGTTGCCCCGCCTGCCCACACCGCTACAGACGGAACCCTAGTTCCGGCTGATGATCCGATGGAGGAGACGATGGATAAGAAGGCTGTTGAAGATGGCAAGTCTTGA
- the LOC110916427 gene encoding B3 domain-containing transcription repressor VAL1 isoform X2, which translates to MSSTKICMNGLCGAKTTPQWKRGWAMKAGGFATLCYSCGTVYEHVNYCERFHLNEPGWRECKFCEKPIHCGCVVSKYLHECLDLGGISCIKCIRARGTQALKPIQSHPTDLPNGFMPFSATWHPVIGNRMNTGATVDKGKLTQLTEAIEKQQPTPSTPSLGHQFKQDENRISSELNIGISSSNKDVGTVTPIFPNSSSLFDNSRTDLGFKSLYDTMPQPSLSYSLGNHLATAKSSVSPSSSGPMESEKVPSFKQGQRSRLSFPKPSKSGVTIRSPSNKGMVSDNRVARPPAEGRGRNQLLPRYWPKMTDQELLQISGDLSSNCTITPLFEKVLSASDAGRIGRLVLPKACAEAYFPSINQSEGLPIRIQDIKGKEWTFQFRFWPNNNSRMYVLEGVTPCIQNMQLQAGDTVIFSRLDPGEKLVIGCRKAAVSADTQQEGETPAVNGVAGGNGTPSTKNAEHEAMANGDKKALTQEKKRSRNIGLKNKRLLMHNEDAMELKVTWEEAHELLRPSPTCKPTISMIENCEFEEYDEPPVFGKKTIFTVNASGSQEQWGQCDNCFKWRRLPPDVLLPPKWACSDNVWDPDRCSCSVPDEMNTKDIERIFKFGKDFKSRKLEGKMVEEQEPSGLDALATAAVLGETIGELGESSTGATTRHPRHRPGCSCIVCIQPPSGKGKHKPNCFCNVCLTVRRRFKTLMLRKKKRLSDQEAEMAQKSLSTLNNGMAAAATVGGTGTGIEIFDRNGIDMEVGESSGKGGQQLDLNCDPDKEEETTMVDANANANSSGIPLEWKNVLAGLVPCSLPKTTSEIEGRPDPPVAPPAHTATDGTLVPADDPMEETMDKKAVEDGKS; encoded by the exons ATGTCGTCGACGAAGATTTGCATGAACGGATTGTGTGGGGCGAAGACGACGCCTCAATGGAAGAGAGGTTGGGCCATGAAAGCCGGTGGTTTCGCTACTCTTTGCTACAGTTGTGG AACTGTCTACGAACATGTAAACTACTGTGAAAGATTCCATCTGAATGAACCTGGTTGGAGAGAATGCAAATTCTGTGAAAAG CCTATTCACTGCGGCTGTGTTGTTTCAAAGTATCTTCATGAATGTCTTGATTTGGGAGGAATATCATGCATAAAATGCATACGAGCAAGAGGGACACAAGCCCTAAAACCAATACAG AGCCACCCTACTGACCTTCCAAATGGATTCATGCCGTTTTCTGCCACATGGCATCCCGTCATTGGTAACCGAATGAATACTGGTGCTACAGTCGATAAAGGAAAACTCACACAGTTAACCGAAGCTATAGAGAAACAGCAACCCACTCCTTCAACTCCCTCTCTCGGTCACCAATTCAAACAAGACGAAAACCGTATTTCTTCCGAACTAAATATCGGGATTTCATCTTCAAATAAAGATGTTGGAACAGTAACACCAATCTTTCCAAACTCATCGTCTTTATTCGATAACAGTAGAACAGATTTAGGTTTCAAATCACTGTACGATACAATGCCTCAGCCGTCGTTAAGTTATTCTCTTGGTAATCATCTGGCCACTGCAAAGTCATCTGTAAGCCCTAGTTCTAGTGGGCCCATGGAGTCCGAAAAAGTTCCGTCTTTTAAACAGGGGCAAAGGTCCCGTCTTTCGTTTCCGAAACCGTCTAAATCAGGGGTTACTATACGTTCACCCTCGAATAAAGGGATGGTTTCTGATAATAGAGTTGCAAGACCACCTGCTGAAGGTAGAGGCAGAAATCAGTTACTTCCACGCTATTGGCCCAAAATGACTGATCAAGAACTATTGCAAATATCTGGAGA CTTGAGCTCTAACTGTACTATTACTCCATTGTTTGAGAAGGTTCTGAGTGCAAGTGATGCTGGCCGAATCGGTCGGTTGGTCCTGCCTAAAGCATGTGCTGAG GCGTATTTTCCATCTATCAATCAATCAGAAGGTTTACCAATAAGAATTCAGGATATAAAGGGGAAAGAGTGGACATTCCAGTTTCGATTTTGGCCCAATAATAACAGTCGTATGTATGTTTTAGAGGGTGTAACACCTTGCATACAGAATATGCAACTGCAAGCTGGGGACACAG TTATATTTAGTCGACTAGATCCAGGAGAAAAGCTTGTTATAGGTTGTCGAAAGGCAGCAGTTTCTGCCGATACTCAG CAGGAAGGTGAAACGCCTGCGGTTAACGGCGTTGCTGGTGGGAACGGAACTCCATCCACG AAAAACGCGGAGCATGAAGCCATGGCTAATGGGGATAAAAAAGCATTAACCCAAGAAAAAAAGAGATCACGTAATATAGGATTAAAAAACAAGAGGTTACTTATGCATAACGAAGATGCCATGGAGCTGAAAGTGACGTGGGAAGAAGCACACGAGTTGCTTCGCCCATCTCCTACTTGTAAACCGACTATTTCCATGATCGAAAATTgtgaatttgaagaatatgat GAACCTCCAGTTTTTGGCAAGAAGACGATTTTTACAGTGAATGCATCTGG GTCACAAGAACAATGGGGCCAGTGTGATAATTGCTTCAAATGGCGGAGATTACCTCCTGACGTTCTTCTTCCTCCAAAATGGGCATGTTCTGATAATGTTTGGGATCCCGATAG GTGTTCGTGTTCTGTCCCCGATGAGATGAACACAAAGGATATTGAACGGATTTTTAAATTTGGAAAGG ATTTCAAGAGCCGAAAACTTGAAGGAAAAATGGTTGAAGAACAAGAGCCATCTGGACTGGATGCATTAGCTACAGCTGCTGTACTAGGAGAAACGATAGGCGAACTCGGCGAATCGTCAACCGGTGCCACCACTAGACACCCTCGTCACAGGCCCGGATGCAGCTGTATCGTTTGTATCCAACCTCCAAGTGGTAAAGGAAAACACAAACCCAATTGCTTCTGTAACGTTTGTCTGACCGTCAGACGCCGTTTCAAAACATTAATGCTCCGAAAGAAGAAACGGTTGTCGGATCAGGAGGCGGAAATGGCCCAGAAATCACTTTCCACTCTTAATAACGGGATGGCGGCGGCGGCAACCGTTGGTGGAACAGGAACAGGAATCGAGATTTTCGATCGGAACGGGATTGATATGGAAGTCGGAGAGAGCAGTGGTAAAGGCGGACAACAGTTGGATTTGAATTGCGATCCCGATAAGGAAGAAGAAACCACCATGGTTGACGCTAATGCTAATGCTAATTCTTCCGGAATCCCGTTAGAATGGAAGAATGTGCTTGCAGGACTTGTACCCTGTTCACTACCGAAAACTACGAGCGAGATCGAAGGACGCCCGGACCCTCCAGTTGCCCCGCCTGCCCACACCGCTACAGACGGAACCCTAGTTCCGGCTGATGATCCGATGGAGGAGACGATGGATAAGAAGGCTGTTGAAGATGGCAAGTCTTGA
- the LOC110916427 gene encoding B3 domain-containing transcription repressor VAL1 isoform X3, translating to MSSTKICMNGLCGAKTTPQWKRGWAMKAGGFATLCYSCGTVYEHVNYCERFHLNEPGWRECKFCEKPIHCGCVVSKYLHECLDLGGISCIKCIRARGTQALKPIQSHPTDLPNGFMPFSATWHPVIGNRMNTGATVDKGKLTQLTEAIEKQQPTPSTPSLGHQFKQDENRISSELNIGISSSNKDVGTVTPIFPNSSSLFDNSRTDLGFKSLYDTMPQPSLSYSLGNHLATAKSSVSPSSSGPMESEKVPSFKQGQRSRLSFPKPSKSGVTIRSPSNKGMVSDNRVARPPAEGRGRNQLLPRYWPKMTDQELLQISGDLSSNCTITPLFEKVLSASDAGRIGRLVLPKACAEAYFPSINQSEGLPIRIQDIKGKEWTFQFRFWPNNNSRMYVLEGVTPCIQNMQLQAGDTVIFSRLDPGEKLVIGCRKAAVSADTQEGETPAVNGVAGGNGTPSTQKNAEHEAMANGDKKALTQEKKRSRNIGLKNKRLLMHNEDAMELKVTWEEAHELLRPSPTCKPTISMIENCEFEEYDEPPVFGKKTIFTVNASGSQEQWGQCDNCFKWRRLPPDVLLPPKWACSDNVWDPDRCSCSVPDEMNTKDIERIFKFGKDFKSRKLEGKMVEEQEPSGLDALATAAVLGETIGELGESSTGATTRHPRHRPGCSCIVCIQPPSGKGKHKPNCFCNVCLTVRRRFKTLMLRKKKRLSDQEAEMAQKSLSTLNNGMAAAATVGGTGTGIEIFDRNGIDMEVGESSGKGGQQLDLNCDPDKEEETTMVDANANANSSGIPLEWKNVLAGLVPCSLPKTTSEIEGRPDPPVAPPAHTATDGTLVPADDPMEETMDKKAVEDGKS from the exons ATGTCGTCGACGAAGATTTGCATGAACGGATTGTGTGGGGCGAAGACGACGCCTCAATGGAAGAGAGGTTGGGCCATGAAAGCCGGTGGTTTCGCTACTCTTTGCTACAGTTGTGG AACTGTCTACGAACATGTAAACTACTGTGAAAGATTCCATCTGAATGAACCTGGTTGGAGAGAATGCAAATTCTGTGAAAAG CCTATTCACTGCGGCTGTGTTGTTTCAAAGTATCTTCATGAATGTCTTGATTTGGGAGGAATATCATGCATAAAATGCATACGAGCAAGAGGGACACAAGCCCTAAAACCAATACAG AGCCACCCTACTGACCTTCCAAATGGATTCATGCCGTTTTCTGCCACATGGCATCCCGTCATTGGTAACCGAATGAATACTGGTGCTACAGTCGATAAAGGAAAACTCACACAGTTAACCGAAGCTATAGAGAAACAGCAACCCACTCCTTCAACTCCCTCTCTCGGTCACCAATTCAAACAAGACGAAAACCGTATTTCTTCCGAACTAAATATCGGGATTTCATCTTCAAATAAAGATGTTGGAACAGTAACACCAATCTTTCCAAACTCATCGTCTTTATTCGATAACAGTAGAACAGATTTAGGTTTCAAATCACTGTACGATACAATGCCTCAGCCGTCGTTAAGTTATTCTCTTGGTAATCATCTGGCCACTGCAAAGTCATCTGTAAGCCCTAGTTCTAGTGGGCCCATGGAGTCCGAAAAAGTTCCGTCTTTTAAACAGGGGCAAAGGTCCCGTCTTTCGTTTCCGAAACCGTCTAAATCAGGGGTTACTATACGTTCACCCTCGAATAAAGGGATGGTTTCTGATAATAGAGTTGCAAGACCACCTGCTGAAGGTAGAGGCAGAAATCAGTTACTTCCACGCTATTGGCCCAAAATGACTGATCAAGAACTATTGCAAATATCTGGAGA CTTGAGCTCTAACTGTACTATTACTCCATTGTTTGAGAAGGTTCTGAGTGCAAGTGATGCTGGCCGAATCGGTCGGTTGGTCCTGCCTAAAGCATGTGCTGAG GCGTATTTTCCATCTATCAATCAATCAGAAGGTTTACCAATAAGAATTCAGGATATAAAGGGGAAAGAGTGGACATTCCAGTTTCGATTTTGGCCCAATAATAACAGTCGTATGTATGTTTTAGAGGGTGTAACACCTTGCATACAGAATATGCAACTGCAAGCTGGGGACACAG TTATATTTAGTCGACTAGATCCAGGAGAAAAGCTTGTTATAGGTTGTCGAAAGGCAGCAGTTTCTGCCGATACTCAG GAAGGTGAAACGCCTGCGGTTAACGGCGTTGCTGGTGGGAACGGAACTCCATCCACG CAGAAAAACGCGGAGCATGAAGCCATGGCTAATGGGGATAAAAAAGCATTAACCCAAGAAAAAAAGAGATCACGTAATATAGGATTAAAAAACAAGAGGTTACTTATGCATAACGAAGATGCCATGGAGCTGAAAGTGACGTGGGAAGAAGCACACGAGTTGCTTCGCCCATCTCCTACTTGTAAACCGACTATTTCCATGATCGAAAATTgtgaatttgaagaatatgat GAACCTCCAGTTTTTGGCAAGAAGACGATTTTTACAGTGAATGCATCTGG GTCACAAGAACAATGGGGCCAGTGTGATAATTGCTTCAAATGGCGGAGATTACCTCCTGACGTTCTTCTTCCTCCAAAATGGGCATGTTCTGATAATGTTTGGGATCCCGATAG GTGTTCGTGTTCTGTCCCCGATGAGATGAACACAAAGGATATTGAACGGATTTTTAAATTTGGAAAGG ATTTCAAGAGCCGAAAACTTGAAGGAAAAATGGTTGAAGAACAAGAGCCATCTGGACTGGATGCATTAGCTACAGCTGCTGTACTAGGAGAAACGATAGGCGAACTCGGCGAATCGTCAACCGGTGCCACCACTAGACACCCTCGTCACAGGCCCGGATGCAGCTGTATCGTTTGTATCCAACCTCCAAGTGGTAAAGGAAAACACAAACCCAATTGCTTCTGTAACGTTTGTCTGACCGTCAGACGCCGTTTCAAAACATTAATGCTCCGAAAGAAGAAACGGTTGTCGGATCAGGAGGCGGAAATGGCCCAGAAATCACTTTCCACTCTTAATAACGGGATGGCGGCGGCGGCAACCGTTGGTGGAACAGGAACAGGAATCGAGATTTTCGATCGGAACGGGATTGATATGGAAGTCGGAGAGAGCAGTGGTAAAGGCGGACAACAGTTGGATTTGAATTGCGATCCCGATAAGGAAGAAGAAACCACCATGGTTGACGCTAATGCTAATGCTAATTCTTCCGGAATCCCGTTAGAATGGAAGAATGTGCTTGCAGGACTTGTACCCTGTTCACTACCGAAAACTACGAGCGAGATCGAAGGACGCCCGGACCCTCCAGTTGCCCCGCCTGCCCACACCGCTACAGACGGAACCCTAGTTCCGGCTGATGATCCGATGGAGGAGACGATGGATAAGAAGGCTGTTGAAGATGGCAAGTCTTGA
- the LOC110916427 gene encoding B3 domain-containing transcription repressor VAL1 isoform X1 — protein MSSTKICMNGLCGAKTTPQWKRGWAMKAGGFATLCYSCGTVYEHVNYCERFHLNEPGWRECKFCEKPIHCGCVVSKYLHECLDLGGISCIKCIRARGTQALKPIQSHPTDLPNGFMPFSATWHPVIGNRMNTGATVDKGKLTQLTEAIEKQQPTPSTPSLGHQFKQDENRISSELNIGISSSNKDVGTVTPIFPNSSSLFDNSRTDLGFKSLYDTMPQPSLSYSLGNHLATAKSSVSPSSSGPMESEKVPSFKQGQRSRLSFPKPSKSGVTIRSPSNKGMVSDNRVARPPAEGRGRNQLLPRYWPKMTDQELLQISGDLSSNCTITPLFEKVLSASDAGRIGRLVLPKACAEAYFPSINQSEGLPIRIQDIKGKEWTFQFRFWPNNNSRMYVLEGVTPCIQNMQLQAGDTVIFSRLDPGEKLVIGCRKAAVSADTQQEGETPAVNGVAGGNGTPSTQKNAEHEAMANGDKKALTQEKKRSRNIGLKNKRLLMHNEDAMELKVTWEEAHELLRPSPTCKPTISMIENCEFEEYDEPPVFGKKTIFTVNASGSQEQWGQCDNCFKWRRLPPDVLLPPKWACSDNVWDPDRCSCSVPDEMNTKDIERIFKFGKDFKSRKLEGKMVEEQEPSGLDALATAAVLGETIGELGESSTGATTRHPRHRPGCSCIVCIQPPSGKGKHKPNCFCNVCLTVRRRFKTLMLRKKKRLSDQEAEMAQKSLSTLNNGMAAAATVGGTGTGIEIFDRNGIDMEVGESSGKGGQQLDLNCDPDKEEETTMVDANANANSSGIPLEWKNVLAGLVPCSLPKTTSEIEGRPDPPVAPPAHTATDGTLVPADDPMEETMDKKAVEDGKS, from the exons ATGTCGTCGACGAAGATTTGCATGAACGGATTGTGTGGGGCGAAGACGACGCCTCAATGGAAGAGAGGTTGGGCCATGAAAGCCGGTGGTTTCGCTACTCTTTGCTACAGTTGTGG AACTGTCTACGAACATGTAAACTACTGTGAAAGATTCCATCTGAATGAACCTGGTTGGAGAGAATGCAAATTCTGTGAAAAG CCTATTCACTGCGGCTGTGTTGTTTCAAAGTATCTTCATGAATGTCTTGATTTGGGAGGAATATCATGCATAAAATGCATACGAGCAAGAGGGACACAAGCCCTAAAACCAATACAG AGCCACCCTACTGACCTTCCAAATGGATTCATGCCGTTTTCTGCCACATGGCATCCCGTCATTGGTAACCGAATGAATACTGGTGCTACAGTCGATAAAGGAAAACTCACACAGTTAACCGAAGCTATAGAGAAACAGCAACCCACTCCTTCAACTCCCTCTCTCGGTCACCAATTCAAACAAGACGAAAACCGTATTTCTTCCGAACTAAATATCGGGATTTCATCTTCAAATAAAGATGTTGGAACAGTAACACCAATCTTTCCAAACTCATCGTCTTTATTCGATAACAGTAGAACAGATTTAGGTTTCAAATCACTGTACGATACAATGCCTCAGCCGTCGTTAAGTTATTCTCTTGGTAATCATCTGGCCACTGCAAAGTCATCTGTAAGCCCTAGTTCTAGTGGGCCCATGGAGTCCGAAAAAGTTCCGTCTTTTAAACAGGGGCAAAGGTCCCGTCTTTCGTTTCCGAAACCGTCTAAATCAGGGGTTACTATACGTTCACCCTCGAATAAAGGGATGGTTTCTGATAATAGAGTTGCAAGACCACCTGCTGAAGGTAGAGGCAGAAATCAGTTACTTCCACGCTATTGGCCCAAAATGACTGATCAAGAACTATTGCAAATATCTGGAGA CTTGAGCTCTAACTGTACTATTACTCCATTGTTTGAGAAGGTTCTGAGTGCAAGTGATGCTGGCCGAATCGGTCGGTTGGTCCTGCCTAAAGCATGTGCTGAG GCGTATTTTCCATCTATCAATCAATCAGAAGGTTTACCAATAAGAATTCAGGATATAAAGGGGAAAGAGTGGACATTCCAGTTTCGATTTTGGCCCAATAATAACAGTCGTATGTATGTTTTAGAGGGTGTAACACCTTGCATACAGAATATGCAACTGCAAGCTGGGGACACAG TTATATTTAGTCGACTAGATCCAGGAGAAAAGCTTGTTATAGGTTGTCGAAAGGCAGCAGTTTCTGCCGATACTCAG CAGGAAGGTGAAACGCCTGCGGTTAACGGCGTTGCTGGTGGGAACGGAACTCCATCCACG CAGAAAAACGCGGAGCATGAAGCCATGGCTAATGGGGATAAAAAAGCATTAACCCAAGAAAAAAAGAGATCACGTAATATAGGATTAAAAAACAAGAGGTTACTTATGCATAACGAAGATGCCATGGAGCTGAAAGTGACGTGGGAAGAAGCACACGAGTTGCTTCGCCCATCTCCTACTTGTAAACCGACTATTTCCATGATCGAAAATTgtgaatttgaagaatatgat GAACCTCCAGTTTTTGGCAAGAAGACGATTTTTACAGTGAATGCATCTGG GTCACAAGAACAATGGGGCCAGTGTGATAATTGCTTCAAATGGCGGAGATTACCTCCTGACGTTCTTCTTCCTCCAAAATGGGCATGTTCTGATAATGTTTGGGATCCCGATAG GTGTTCGTGTTCTGTCCCCGATGAGATGAACACAAAGGATATTGAACGGATTTTTAAATTTGGAAAGG ATTTCAAGAGCCGAAAACTTGAAGGAAAAATGGTTGAAGAACAAGAGCCATCTGGACTGGATGCATTAGCTACAGCTGCTGTACTAGGAGAAACGATAGGCGAACTCGGCGAATCGTCAACCGGTGCCACCACTAGACACCCTCGTCACAGGCCCGGATGCAGCTGTATCGTTTGTATCCAACCTCCAAGTGGTAAAGGAAAACACAAACCCAATTGCTTCTGTAACGTTTGTCTGACCGTCAGACGCCGTTTCAAAACATTAATGCTCCGAAAGAAGAAACGGTTGTCGGATCAGGAGGCGGAAATGGCCCAGAAATCACTTTCCACTCTTAATAACGGGATGGCGGCGGCGGCAACCGTTGGTGGAACAGGAACAGGAATCGAGATTTTCGATCGGAACGGGATTGATATGGAAGTCGGAGAGAGCAGTGGTAAAGGCGGACAACAGTTGGATTTGAATTGCGATCCCGATAAGGAAGAAGAAACCACCATGGTTGACGCTAATGCTAATGCTAATTCTTCCGGAATCCCGTTAGAATGGAAGAATGTGCTTGCAGGACTTGTACCCTGTTCACTACCGAAAACTACGAGCGAGATCGAAGGACGCCCGGACCCTCCAGTTGCCCCGCCTGCCCACACCGCTACAGACGGAACCCTAGTTCCGGCTGATGATCCGATGGAGGAGACGATGGATAAGAAGGCTGTTGAAGATGGCAAGTCTTGA